One segment of Salvia splendens isolate huo1 chromosome 20, SspV2, whole genome shotgun sequence DNA contains the following:
- the LOC121781436 gene encoding uncharacterized protein LOC121781436, translating into MGKKKMARKQTAEKPPSTRRDETPEFQPPTEERPPNPQPQEPIPQAPVMVSLNALAAFLRQQDPNKDWAAALAGFSQVRGEGEGKASEEQKSREEEDESERTPVAEPVPKKWKGIDLNETSRKQGLMTDEEFEALFNEVTRMEDGTAKMAEGLDLASEAAGEGEETRTRNDPEGLAHQPVDEVEERQTREEEPEPVAPPVSKPKAGKRKLVLNSDPKAERPQPKRVSQRCLGKWTSSKAKANTAADAVEVSSEEEMTTPTKLGEESLSEESLLATNLEDASTATEVVTPTPSDQREETDKMAEGLDLASESVGHDEPRDDSIHIHVETQPTAQDKPSTETEKRPDQ; encoded by the exons ATGGGGAAAAAGAAAATGGCAAGAAAACAAACTGCTGAGAAACCCCCTTCAACCCGCCGGGATGAAACCCCAGAATTCCAACCGCCAACGGAGGAGCGGCCGCCGAACCCGCAACCACAAGAGCCGATTCCTCAGGCTCCAGTAATGGTTTCCTTGAATGCACTAGCGGCGTTCCTCAGACAGCAGGACCCGAACAAAGATTGGGCGGCTGCGTTGGCGGGTTTTAGCCAAGTCAGAG GGGAAGGCGAAGGGAAAGCAAGCGAGGAGCAGAAGAGCcgggaggaagaagatgaatcgGAGAGAACACCGGTAGCAGAACCCGTTCCCAAGAAATGGAAAGGGATAGATCTGAATGAAACATCCAGAAAGCAAGGCCTTATGactgatgaggagtttgaggcgCTTTTCAATGAGGTGACCAGGATGGAAGATGGCACTGccaagatggctgagggtctggacctcgcatcggaGGCAGCAGGAGAGGGTGAAGAAACTCGCACAAGGAACGACCCAGAAGGCCTAGCCCACCAGCCAGTAGACGAGGTGGAAGAGAGGCAGACCAGAGAAGAGGAGCCAGAGCCAGTGGCTCCTCCAGTGTCGAAACCGAAGGCAGGTAAAAGGAAATTGGTGTTGAATAGCGATCCTAAGGCAGAACGGCCGCAGCCGAAGAGAGTGTCGCAGAGATGCCTAGGGAAATGGACATCCAGCAAAGCGAAAGCAAACACAGCAGCGGATGCAGTGGAGGTTTCAAGTGAAGAAGAAATGACTACTCCTACAAAACTTGGGGAGGAATCCTTATCAGAGGAATCCTTACTAGCTACTAACTTGGAAGATGCTTCGACGGCAACCGAAGTGGTCACCCCCACGCCGAGTGACCAGAGAGAGGAGACTGAtaagatggctgagggtctggacctcgcatctgaGTCAGTAGGTCACGACGAGCCAAGAGATGACAGTATCCATATCCACGTGGAGACCCAGCCTACTGCCCAGGACAAGCCTTCAACAGAAACAGAGAAGAGACcagat caatgA